The Anopheles gambiae chromosome 2, idAnoGambNW_F1_1, whole genome shotgun sequence genomic sequence CACGACGAGTTCCAGTGCCGGGACGGCCAATGCATCCCGAAGTCATTCCAGTGCGATACGCATCCCGACTGTCAGGACAAATCGGACGAAGTTGGCTGCAGTAAGTATAGAAGAGTCCCCTTGGCAAGGAGTAAAGTTAACAGGTGTGATAAAAAAACCCAACTTTTTCCATACTCCAGTGGCTCCGGCTGTaattcaaccaccaccaccatcgctaTCGATCATTGCTGGCGGTGTGCTGAATATTACCTGCCGTGCTACTGGTGTGCCGGTACCGCTGATCGTGTGGCGACTGAACTGGGGACACGTGCCCGAAAAGTGTACCTCGCGCAATGACCAGGGCTTCGGCCGGCTGACCTGCGAGGACATGCAACCCATCGACTCCGGTGCGTACTCGTGCGAGATCATCAACACGATGGGCACTCACTTTGTGTCGCCGGACACGATCGTGATCGTAACGGGCAGTGGTCCTGTTTGCCAGCAGGGCACATTCAACAGCCAGGCACGCAACCCGTCCGACTGCATCAACTGTTTCTGCTTCGGTGTTACGACCTCCTGCAACAGTGCCGACCTGTACACGTACGCGGTAAGTAATCGTTTGCGAAGGGGTTTGCGCTACACATGGTTGGGGTTCGTCGCCTAGCTTCAATTTCGTTCCTTCTTTCTTGTGTAGCTGAAACCGCCTGTATCGTCGCTGACGATCGTCGGCGTCGAAGGACCGTGGAGTGGACGCAGGGAGTTGGTCGTGGGCGAGTTTGAGAATCACAATCTCACCGCCCAGCGTCACGGAGTACAGCTGCGCCTAACGAATCTTGTGCCGGGACGACGGGTGCCGTACTACTCGCTGCCGGAAGAGTACAAGGGCAACCAGCTCAAGTCGTACGGTGGATCGATTCGCTACGATGTTGAATATGACGGTACCGGCCGTCCCGTGAATGCGCCGGACGTAATTCTTAAGGTACGATATCTCCAACGCCTTTGATAATCAAGCAATTCAACATTAGATGTGTTAACTCTACGCTCATCGCTTCAATTTAGGGTAACGGAATGAGTTTGGTACATTGGCACAGTGGCACATTCTACCCGGACATCAAGAACCACGTTTCCGTCAGCCTACTGCCGGGCAACTGGGTACGCCCGGACCGATCGCCGGCCACTCGCGAAGACATCATGATGGCACTGGCGAGTATCGAAAGCATCCTGATACGCATGCAGTACGTGGACGGCATCGAGCGTAACATCGAGCTGGTAAACGTTATGATGGATTCGGCTGCCCACGACGACCGTGGACTGGGCTCGGCCTCGCTGGTGGAACAGTGCCGCTGTCCGGCCGGGTACCGCGGGCTGTCCTGCGAGAGCTGCGACTATGGCTACGTGCGCCAAAACAGCGGACCCTGGCTGGGGCGCTGCGTGAAGCGTGAGCGAGAATGCCAGCCAGGCTACTACGGTGACCCGAACCGTGACATTCCCTGCGCACCGTGCCCCTGCCCGGTGGCGGGTGAGAAGTCGCGCGCCCGCTCCTGCTACCTGGACAGCCGGGACAATGTCGTGTGCCAGTGCGACCGTGGCTATGCTGGCGAGCGGTGCATGGAGTGTGAGGAGGGGTACGTGGGCAATCCGCTCGGCGAGGGATGCTTCCCGCGCCCGGTAACGAACTGTAACGCGCTCGGCACGGAACGCATCGGCTCGGACAGACGGTGCTACTGCAAGCCGGGCATCGAAGGAACGTACTGCGATCGATGCGCCGCGCAGCACTTTTACATGCACGAGAAGGGCTGTGTCGAGTGCTTCTGCATGGGGCTGACGAAcgtgtgcagcagcaccacctgGGTCCGCGATACCATCCACGCCTCGTTCGCGGACGGCCGGTCCGGGTTCTCGCTCATTTCCGACTACACCAACCCGTCGATCGTTGCCAACGCGCTGCCCGTGTCGAACCGGGAGATCGTGTACCGCAACTTTGGCGCCAGCGATGACACCTTCTACTGGCGGCTGCCCAACCAGTATGTAACAAGTTTCGCAAAACCGACCTGGAACGGATGTACTTTAAGTCTAACCTTTCATTTGCTTCCAGATTCTTGGGCAACAAGCTAACCTCGTTTGGCGGCCATCTGAACTACACGTTGCGCTACACTCCCCACTCTTCGGGCGGTATCTCACGGAACAGTTCTCCGGACGTCGTGCTGCATAGCGTAAGTGTCCCTAGGAAGGCAATATTCCGATGCCTTGTGATCCGTTGTTGTTACCGTAAATTCGCATTTCTCGTTCACGCAGGGCAACAAAATTAAGCTGCATCACTATCGCACCAACAGCCCCATTTCTCCGTACGGCTCGAACACCCACTCGGTGTCAATAGTGGAGGACGAGTGGCAAAACTATGAGGATGGCAATGCGGCCACGCGAGAGTACCTGCTGATGGCACTAGCGAACGTTAGTGATATCTTCATCAAGGCAACCTACAACACGGTTTCGAACGAGGCAGCCCTGTCGTACGTGAGTCTGGACATTGCTCGCGACTCACCGTACGCGACTGGCGCCCGGGCCTGGCCGGTTGAGCAGTGCCAGTGTCCGACCGGTCACATTGGGCTGTCGTGTGAGGATTGCGCGCCCGGTTACTACAAGGGCGACCAGGGCATCTATCTGGGCATTTGCGAACCGTGCGCCTGTAACGGCCATTCGGATGAGTGTGACCCGCAGACCGGCGCCTGCATCAACTGCCGCGACAACACGTACGGCAACAACTGCGAGCTGTGCCGCCCACCGTACGTTGGCAATGCGACCGTCGGCTCGCGCTACGACTGCACGCTCAGCCAGCCGGACCAGTCGTTTGACTGTCGCGAGTGCGACGTGCGTGGCTTTACCGGCAACTGTCAGCGGGGCTGTGAGTGCAAGCAGCTGGTCGAGGGCCGTCGGTGCGACCAGTGCCGCGAAGGTTCGTTCGGTCTCGGCACGCAGCACGAAACGGGCTGTGTGGAGTGTTTCTGCTCCGGCGTGACGAAATCGTGCGGCAGCTCCAACCTGTACCGCGAGGAGCTGCCCGTCATTGTCGACGCGTACGACAACACGATCACGCTGACCGATCGGGAGGGTACGCTGCTGGAGAGCAGAAACTTTGCCATCAACCCGAGCATCAACGAGATCAGCTACACGTTCCGCGATCGGGAAACGTACTACTGGAGCCTGCCGAACCTGGTGCTGGGCAATCAGGTCCTCTCGTACGGTGCGAATCTCACCGTCACGCAGTACGTCGAGGGTGGCCGTCCGCTGGCTGATCAGGACATCATCCTGATCGGCAGTGGTATGAAGCTGGCCTGGTCTCGCGAGTACTACGACGATGGTGTAAGTAATCGGGAGTCGTGAGCGGAGTTCAAATTGCTTCATGATGTTGGATATTTCTTCCAGACCTACGCCGTACCGCTGGTTGAGCACAATTGGATCGTTATCAACCGCCGAAACTCGTACCCAGCTTCACGAGGTGATATGCTGACCGTGCTGTCGAACTTGGAGCACATTCTTATCCGTGCCACCACCAAGGAATCCACCTCGGTGTCTAGACTGAGTGACATTACCCTCGGCACGGCTATACCAACGCGCACGCCCTATCCGGCGGTGGAAGTAGAAATGTGCCGCTGTCCTCCGGGATATCGTGGCACTAGCTGCGAGGTAAGGGCTAAAGAATTGACGAAGAAACTCCAAACTGAGTGGATATTGGCTAAACTTTTTCCCGTTTTCTGCTCGCACTCTTGCAGCAATGTGAGGACCTGCACTATCGAGACATTTACGATCGATCGGCCGGTTTGCTCGGTGCCTGCAAGCCCTGCCCGTGCAATTACGAGAATGCCGACTCGTGCCAGATGGACAACCGCGGTGTCGTTGTGTGCAACTGCAGAGAAGGGTACAGCGGTGACAATTGTGACAACCGTAAGTATTTTGGTTTTTCATGTCGATCCCCCCCTCGCTCAACGGATGATCGCATGCAATGAAGCTGGCATTCGCCTTACGATGTTTTATTCTTCACATTACGCCTCACCTTGGGATATTGTTCACTTCTATTTCTATTTCTTTAATCACATTATGCACTCTGGGTAACGCTGCGTTTTGCAGACAATCGTTTCAAAATGTCTTAcatttccaaaacaaaaatcactaaaaattacacacacacacacacacacacacacacacacacacacacacacacacacacactaaacggGTTGCTTCCATGATGGTAAGATAATTTCCATGGGTTTCACATAATCTCTCATCttaattttcttatttacAAATCATCCTTCTAACATACaaaaatacacgcacacatacatgcatCTACTCTGCATCTGtaacaaaaccacaaatcaTCGCTAACGTACGGGATATGACGATCCATCGCATGCATCATGATCTAGGGTTACCTAAACGTCCGAGACCGGCTAACAATAGGGCTCCTACCAAAGTTGACTGCACAAATAATGCCTTCGTGTTCACGTCAAAGAACGGTATCTTCAATCAATACCAAAAATGTGATACAGAGGGAGTGGAGATTGGCGTAATGTACAAGAGCAAGCGATCGAacgaaggtttttgttttttttttgtttaccgaTCTCTTTTTGTCTGTACTTGTTTTAGTATGCGCTTGTTGGGCTAACCATACTGCTACACTAAACGCCTCCGATCGCGACCATTAACACATTCAATTAACCAACCAAGTAGTCCAATATTAGACACATTTTCGTTCGTAACAACAATATCGTGTCAAAGGTGTCAAACTAACAATGATCCGCTTTCAACAACTCGTTAGCTACTCGAGTATCTAACCAATGCATTAGTAGGCACATGTTGTTAATCATGCCACCAACAAAGAATTCTTACCCCAAAACACCCGCCGTTTGGAGTTCAAAATTTAATGCTTCCATTCGATACGTCTTTCCTCTGTAAAGAACTCGACACTCGTCCAACTGTACCTCCACGAAACCCGGTAATCGAAGTGGTCATCAACGTACCGTCGATTAAGATCGTCGAAATTGGCGAAGACTTCCGTGCTGACTGTACAGCGCATCACGTCGTATCGCAGGTAAGATGTCCCTTAAGTTTGTCTGATACTGATGCGAATCGGAAACTAAGCCCGATCATCCCCTCTCACAGAGCCCGATCGATGTACAATGGACGAGAAAGAATGGACGCTTGCCGGACAGTGCCTACACGGACGGTGGTACGCTAGTGATTACGAACATTCAAATTAAGGACGGTGGTTTGTACGTGTGTAAGGCGAGCAGTGGTACCGAAGTCGTCTACAAGCAGGTCACCATCAACGTCAGCAGTAAGTGATCACTTTCCCAGCAAGATGGATTCCCTATGACATTTCTGTTACCCTCTGTGCTATGTCTATTCTTCCCCAAGAACAAGGATCCGCCAAGCCGACAGTGCTGCTGTCGCAACCGTTCATCGACCAGGATGAGCATCTCTCGGCCGAAGTGCTCTGCACTGCCACCGGCTATCCCACACCCACCATTACCTGGGAACGAGTCGATCAGCCCCTACCATACCACGCGGTCACCGAACGTGGACTGTTGCGTTTCAGCGCGCTGCGACAGCAGGATGCTGGCACGTACCGTTGCGTTGCCCGTAACGACGTCGGTGAGTCCGATACCCTGCTGACCGTGTACGTACGGCCAGCGGTTGGCCCAACCCTGCCGCCATCCTATCCCACGGAGATGGAGCGCGTAGAGATCTCGCCGAGCAGCTTCGACGGACAGCCGGGCGAGGTGATCCGGCTCATCTGTCGCTGCTCGCCGACGGCCCAGGTTGTCTGGAGCAAGCTGGGAGAGCGCCAGCTGCCCAGCAACGCGGACGTGCGCAACGAAATGCTCATCATCGAGCACGCATCGCAAGAGAACACCGGTCGGTATAGCTGTACCGCGTACTTCCCGAACGGACGCACCAAGACCTCCACGGTGGATGTAGTCATTGCCGATAACAATGTGCTACCACCGTCGAACAAGTAAGGAAAAGCGTCGCACGATGAGCTTACGAGCTTACACCGATGACAACCGTAGGCTCAACCGTCTTTCCATTGCAGGGTTGCGCCACGAGTGAATCCACTGAACAAAAACTACGTCGTACTGCAAGGGGCAGACTTTTCGCTTTCGTGTGAAGCCACCGGCACACCGTACCCAACGGTCAAGTGGACGCTTAGCGGCAAGACGTTTGAAAGCAACGTCCAACAGAGCGGCAATGTGCTGCGCATCTTCAACGCCCAGCCAAGCAACGGTGGCGTGTACATCTGTGTCGCCAGCAACGAGGAGGGCATGGATCGTGCCTACACCGTCGTAGAAATTGATCGTAAGTACACGGGGGAAAAAGAATTTTTTGATTAGATACGGTGGTAAGACAAGACCTTAACAATAACGCGTTCCAACCTCTATTTCGTGTTGCAAGCTCTCGAAGCGATAACTGGTAACATTTGCAATAATCTCCCATTGCGAAAGCAAACTCCCCTCCCCCAATCATGAAATGCTTCATCGTAAATGATCCCTTCTTTTCGCAGGTCGGGAAAAGCCTGTCCTCGAGATCTACCCGAGCGAACCGCAAACGATTAAGGTGGGCGAATCGGTGCGTCTGAGCTGCCGGGCTTCGGCCGGCGTCCCGTACCCATCGATCACCTGGGTGCGCAAGGATCGTATGCCGCTGTCATCTCGCTTCACCAACGATGCGGAAGGAGTTATCACGTAAGCATCTGATCCGAACCGACTCTCTCACTGTACAAACATCAAACCCCTGTACTCCACCACCCCAACAGGCTGCGCGATGCCTCGCTGGAAGATGCGGGCGAGTACGAATGCCGGGCGGATAATGCAGCCGGCTCGGCCATACTGTCCACCACGATCGAGGTGCTGCAACCTCCGATCATTCGGCTGCAACCGAGCGAGAGCCACAAGATCACGGAGAACGACGAATTCACCATCCACTGCTCGGCGACCGGCAAACCGGCCCCGATGGTAACGCTGTTGCCACCGCCGGGTGCCTCACGGTCGCACCTGCGCCAGCAGACCGAGGGACTGCGCGAGGTAACGCTGTACCTGCACCAGGCCGAGCTGAACGATGCCGGCACGTACGAGTGTACCGCCAAGAATGCGGCCGGCGAAGATTCCCAGTACCTGTCGCTGCAGGTGGACCCGAAACGGGGTGACGTCGGAccccacgacgacgacgacaggcCACCGTCGTACTATCCGCCGCGTCTGCCACCGACACGGCCGCCGGGCCCTTCCTCACAACCGATCGCCTACACCTACAAGGCCATTCTCGGCGAGCAGGCGCACCTGATGTGCAACGAGGAGTTCCGCAGCACCCGCACCGAATGGCGCCGCAGCGACGGACGCCCCCTGCCGTACGGGTCGATCGTGCGCGGCGGCAATCTGACGATCGAGAGCACCGGCCACGATGCGGCCGGCATGTACGATTGCGTTACCTTCCCGTCCCCGTCGCAGCCGGTCACGATAGTGCGCATCATGGTGGAGGTCATCTCGCTGCCCAAGATCAGCTTCAGCCCGCAGATGCCGATGACGGTGCGACCGGGCGACGCGGTGGACATCCTGTGCAACGTCACGAGCGACGTAGCGTACGAGGTGAAATGGCACCGCAAGGATAacctgccgctgccgccgacGGTGCAGGCGTACGGTAACTATCTGCGGTTCAGCAGCATCGCGCCGGAGGATGCCGGTCGCTACTACTGCCACGTCCGGAACCAGTTCGGCGAGACGGAGAAGGCCGCCGAGGTGGTCGTTAACAGTAAGCATGCTTTCGTTACTTCTACGCCAGTGTTGAGGACAGAGTCCTTGAAACATCATCGCCTGATGTTCGTAAGCTAATCTTTCAACTGTCTCAACTGTGTTTCTCCAACTAGAAAATGAGCTCATGCCGGAACCTCCAATAGTGGGCAAGCGGTACCACCAGGCGTCTCTAGGTGCGGCGATACGCTTGGACTGTAAGCTGCCGGCTGGTGCACCGTACGTCAACGTGCGGGTAAGTTCAGTAAATaaccaaacaaaagaaaaacaaatagtgTGCCGCGCCATAGACGCTAGTGGCCGTCTGTAACATATATTTGCTGATATTGGATTGGTTTCTCAATGTCTTGTACCTCGTCGCAGTACAACTGGAATCGCCTGGAACGCACCCTCCCGCCAACGGCTAGGATTGTCGCCAACGGTAGAGAGTTGCACCTGTTCAATCTCGAGCCGGAAGATGCTGGTACATACCAGTGCGGCATGTCCTATCCGGACGGCACGGTCGTGTACGATTCTATAGTGCTAACGGTCGGTAAGTATAAGTAGGCATCGCGCATTGTTTTGCGCAAAAGGAACCGGTAGTGTAGCGCACaaccaaacaaagcaaatcCTTCGACGCAAAACCCCAGATTGAcaagcggtggtggtggtgggagctTTAAGCGAATCAAAAACACCCAGAAACAGTACACCGCGTTCCAACGAGCAGGCAGCGCACCCCAAGACAATTGGGGAAAGCAAGAAAACAGGCAGAAGGCGAAACCAAATCGAACAGTTTTAACGCATCGTCTTTGGGAGAGATCGCTTAAGGATCATGGGTTAGAAACTGTCGTTTCCAATGCTGCTTCGATGTCTAGATAATCTTTCAAAATTTTAGCTACGCTTCGTTAGGTTGGAGTTGTTTCCCCACATCCAAACAAAAAGCCCTGTAGAAGTAGTTGTAAAAGATTCAAGCGCTATAGCGTAGTTTAAATTTTGAGAACAGCCATTAGCCTTTTTTAGTACTTGGCATCTTGGAACGACACAAGCACAGGACACAGGTCAGAGGTtagattttaaattaatagaTATTTTTATCGAGCATGCTGTTGTATCATTTCAACGTTTCCAAGCAGAAGATATTAATACTGGATAGGGAACATTTAATAGGTATTTCGATCGATCGGGCGGTTTGCGACTCGTACTTTCATGAGCGTTCAGCTACATTTCTTTTGCCCACCCAGTGAATGTACATATGACAGTGACAGGGGGCATGCGGTTTAGTGAACGAAGGGATTTGTTCATATGATTCACTGCTCGATGAGAGACGGCACAGGTTTTGTAATGCTTGGCCTTAAATGCCTTTAAACCCAACACGCATATGCTATGCGCTAAGGTAACAGGATACAACAGCCTTTACTTCAATAAGTTACCACATATATATACAACAAGAATGATAACATTACGACACGAAGACGACATTCGTTTATACAGCGCAAGTAACTCTCTAACTGCCATTCATAGTGAGGCAATACGACGGTATTAAGGGAGTGGGAATAAATAGTAGCGTCTCTTTACTATGGTGATTGATATTTCGTTTGCAAGAACAACCAAATACTGCCACCCTGCCGTGTTTAAAAGTACACCAcataaaagataaaacaaaacaggcaAATCACACATCGCGCTTTGTGGCGTCAAAACTTTTACACATTTAGtacagcacaaacaaacaaacaaacacccgcCCTCCTGGTAGAAAATCATAGTGAATCGTACGCAAGCATAGTACACGTTGTCTTCACCTTCGGCTCGCGTGGGTCGGAGATTAGTATGCCCTTTAGTAGTGGCTGTAAGAGGTGATTAACAGTGCAGCATCGTGCAGCATCCGCATGTTTCCCATCGTGCTAGCAACACACTAGAAGAATTTTACTTCAGCATGAGGattctcttcctcttcttccacGGCTGCCAGGCCTTAGAACGGTTCGATAGTTTCGCAGTGCGCTAGGCAGCGATCTTTTGCAGGCAGAATGCGGCAAAACATTGTTGCGCAGCGCACTGGATACTAGTAGGTTCGATTTATGTCCCTTCCCCACCCGTACATAGTGCAACATGTTACTAGCAAACGATCACTGCAACCCGCCCTCCTCCCTCTTACCCTGTTCatgcacaccaacacacgcaaacacccgccaaaacacacatatacacacaagcacaccgtATACTTATGTATGTACTTGTTAAAAAACATTGCGCATAGAATCATAGTGTTATGAATGACTAACCGCCTACAAATGTTGAGCTGTTGTTTgtaccccacacacacaacctccCCCCAGCTATACTTGGATGGTAGTAAATGCAGTAAAGGGAACCGGCAAGGCGTAGGCAAAGCCTTGGAACGTACACAATAAGGATAACAAGCAGAACACAACCGGAAATGGGACAATAAAATAACAGACCAATATTACTAATGAAAAATCATCACCGATCTCGCCcagtctctttctctctctctctctctctctctctctctctctctctctctctctctctctctctctctctctttctctctttctctctcacacttttTCTATCAATCCCtgtctgtttctctctctctcttacttaCTTTTTCTATCAATCTCTCTCTTCACTGTTTTCCCTGTTTCACCTCATTGCTTTCAAAACATCCAACGATCACCGCCATCCACTGTGAGTGATCTATTTCTTGAACATGAAATGGCACAACGTCTTCCAGAGCTTGGCAAAGAAATGAATCACTTCGGTCGGTGTTACGTTGATGCAAAATTTAGGGTACCAGCACTAAAGATGTCCTGCGAACGATCGAACGATTTCAGTCATTTGTAGTGTTtgttcctcctcctctctGTAAATTGGTAGTTGCTTATTCATCTCTGTGCACCAACAAACGACAGATTTTCACCAACACCTGCCGATAACATTACAGAG encodes the following:
- the LOC1274328 gene encoding basement membrane-specific heparan sulfate proteoglycan core protein isoform X27, with the translated sequence MTPCEKDEFSCDGTRCVSLAKKCDGHRDCSDGQDEADCPSTECTSNEFTCDDGRCIDQDRQCDGVADCSRGEDEQDCGIVECDESREFLCRSDNTCIQKEAVCDGNRDCSDGEDEICEAQRDKCSIYEFQCRWDKRCIPIEKRCDKVYDCLDRTDEQVCDCTAHEFRCDNGFCIPMYQRCDRVNHCNDRSDERGCNFTSRCSEHEFHCNNGNCIPKDYMCNDIDDCGDNSDETDSVCGDYTCMPDEFTCYDGGCVSKALVCDDRKDCEDGTDEMDCDNNPPIKSLTRCGQGQFECNDGICIADYKHCNGIVDCHDESDETGCNSDPCSSNEFSCDGQCYEMQAYCNGVPDCSDGSDERNCAICYGDAFHCKNKQCILSVHICDGEPHCSDGSDELECNNNTNCKVFEWQCRNGFCINKDFRCDGSVDCTDRSDEEGCYDEERPSDPCREDEFYCDGRCFEDDRRCDGRADCTDGSDEHDCPTLPLERCEELQCPDGSCFRHSQRCDGVSDCADGYDEQNCPCRSNEFTCADGQCIPNYLLCNGRPDCADGSDERNCSCARNEFRCRTGQCIDELRRCDQRIDCVDGSDEKDCTRICRSNEWTCHSGQCIRLDQRCNRRYDCQDRSDEMSCTSCGPNKFRCENGPCIAMALKCNGRVDCPYDTSDELDCTDEFQYAPPPPFDQPRLNLKTYPDEQTIKEKEIVEGNEVVFQCRDEGPMHAKVKWVRGNGQPLPPGTRDMNGRLEIPNIRIDHNGEYICEAVGYPKSTPGSSKVVQLTVERFHYHQRPPTACGVNEATCMNGNCILKSQICDGRQDCADNSDENGCSHKDQCEPNQFKCRNRKCVLKTWLCDGEQDCGDGSDEENCATLPPNAPCRHDEFQCRDGQCIPKSFQCDTHPDCQDKSDEVGCMAPAVIQPPPPSLSIIAGGVLNITCRATGVPVPLIVWRLNWGHVPEKCTSRNDQGFGRLTCEDMQPIDSGAYSCEIINTMGTHFVSPDTIVIVTGSGPVCQQGTFNSQARNPSDCINCFCFGVTTSCNSADLYTYALKPPVSSLTIVGVEGPWSGRRELVVGEFENHNLTAQRHGVQLRLTNLVPGRRVPYYSLPEEYKGNQLKSYGGSIRYDVEYDGTGRPVNAPDVILKGNGMSLVHWHSGTFYPDIKNHVSVSLLPGNWVRPDRSPATREDIMMALASIESILIRMQYVDGIERNIELVNVMMDSAAHDDRGLGSASLVEQCRCPAGYRGLSCESCDYGYVRQNSGPWLGRCVKRERECQPGYYGDPNRDIPCAPCPCPVAGEKSRARSCYLDSRDNVVCQCDRGYAGERCMECEEGYVGNPLGEGCFPRPVTNCNALGTERIGSDRRCYCKPGIEGTYCDRCAAQHFYMHEKGCVECFCMGLTNVCSSTTWVRDTIHASFADGRSGFSLISDYTNPSIVANALPVSNREIVYRNFGASDDTFYWRLPNQFLGNKLTSFGGHLNYTLRYTPHSSGGISRNSSPDVVLHSGNKIKLHHYRTNSPISPYGSNTHSVSIVEDEWQNYEDGNAATREYLLMALANVSDIFIKATYNTVSNEAALSYVSLDIARDSPYATGARAWPVEQCQCPTGHIGLSCEDCAPGYYKGDQGIYLGICEPCACNGHSDECDPQTGACINCRDNTYGNNCELCRPPYVGNATVGSRYDCTLSQPDQSFDCRECDVRGFTGNCQRGCECKQLVEGRRCDQCREGSFGLGTQHETGCVECFCSGVTKSCGSSNLYREELPVIVDAYDNTITLTDREGTLLESRNFAINPSINEISYTFRDRETYYWSLPNLVLGNQVLSYGANLTVTQYVEGGRPLADQDIILIGSGMKLAWSREYYDDGTYAVPLVEHNWIVINRRNSYPASRGDMLTVLSNLEHILIRATTKESTSVSRLSDITLGTAIPTRTPYPAVEVEMCRCPPGYRGTSCEQCEDLHYRDIYDRSAGLLGACKPCPCNYENADSCQMDNRGVVVCNCREGYSGDNCDNRLPKRPRPANNRAPTKVDCTNNAFVFTSKNGIFNQYQKCDTEGVEIGVMYKSKRSNEELDTRPTVPPRNPVIEVVINVPSIKIVEIGEDFRADCTAHHVVSQSPIDVQWTRKNGRLPDSAYTDGGTLVITNIQIKDGGLYVCKASSGTEVVYKQVTINVSKQGSAKPTVLLSQPFIDQDEHLSAEVLCTATGYPTPTITWERVDQPLPYHAVTERGLLRFSALRQQDAGTYRCVARNDVGESDTLLTVYVRPAVGPTLPPSYPTEMERVEISPSSFDGQPGEVIRLICRCSPTAQVVWSKLGERQLPSNADVRNEMLIIEHASQENTGRYSCTAYFPNGRTKTSTVDVVIADNNVLPPSNKVAPRVNPLNKNYVVLQGADFSLSCEATGTPYPTVKWTLSGKTFESNVQQSGNVLRIFNAQPSNGGVYICVASNEEGMDRAYTVVEIDRREKPVLEIYPSEPQTIKVGESVRLSCRASAGVPYPSITWVRKDRMPLSSRFTNDAEGVITLRDASLEDAGEYECRADNAAGSAILSTTIEVLQPPIIRLQPSESHKITENDEFTIHCSATGKPAPMVTLLPPPGASRSHLRQQTEGLREVTLYLHQAELNDAGTYECTAKNAAGEDSQYLSLQVDPKRGDVGPHDDDDRPPSYYPPRLPPTRPPGPSSQPIAYTYKAILGEQAHLMCNEEFRSTRTEWRRSDGRPLPYGSIVRGGNLTIESTGHDAAGMYDCVTFPSPSQPVTIVRIMVEVISLPKISFSPQMPMTVRPGDAVDILCNVTSDVAYEVKWHRKDNLPLPPTVQAYGNYLRFSSIAPEDAGRYYCHVRNQFGETEKAAEVVVNKNELMPEPPIVGKRYHQASLGAAIRLDCKLPAGAPYVNVRYNWNRLERTLPPTARIVANGRELHLFNLEPEDAGTYQCGMSYPDGTVVYDSIVLTVGRDRLNATTGLPTPAPELCAPSTCGDGVLWLCRASPARCNGTFFMCCVQYDRARRVGDQERTMVPRLGRADDTRPTVKDAATVADVRRPPPHRLLPPTHHHFAPESLPVLQLEPSRSMVRPGESLVVDCSSSAGTGVPIKWEKSDGTPLPYNIHQEGNRLYIQNAREDDSGTYTCVCFTEDGLRYVSDFQLEVEENTISDVLPRSTSRMEFAERGTTVKLQCNTDLYPTTYQWSRIDGELPNDRDTHGSILTLTNVQASDAGKYVCSAKHGGQSANVVITLVVNNVIPFFPQSPRSYMEFKSFDNVYSKFYFEVSFKPEKMNGLILYASQRRPNLDYISLSLRNGYPQFRFNFDGQQVVLQPEKPVHMGQWHTVKVNRVRNNGFLLVDDQTPVNFPDRLKFYGLNLDDHLFVGGVPQFDQVPASAVEYKEGFVGCISRLKLNDREVQLYEDALETVGITTCEPCADDPCKNFGTCLEAQTAQGYSCMCRDGYTGTNCQHEGDGCSDDTCGVGRCEETDTGPECYCPVHKTGDRCQYTEHYTDATLAFKDGSYAAYDKFQSKRSIRFRFKPDSLENGIMFYAAEHEQGYGDFMAVLLNNGFVEIRYSVAGKMKPLIVRSTVPIEAGQWHTVSAGRTKAGIGYLQVDDEAVNNEMSNRNTPILLKTKVYAGGYDKRLLLSQEIGVRRGFEGCIAELETSGNKLNMIDDIRDSANVYHCGHADGHQPDPIDVESPVTCRPGRGGYDCDTVTDICLDQRPCENGALCQTHAGGQNYTCTCEPGYLGQRCETQYTDIVASRFSGNGFIEVSPKAFKHSESQITTEFAIMFSAYEPNGLLIWYGQRNGEEFLGNDYVALSLSNGYVELTIRMDGQESYVRNSDVYVVDNERHVALVRRERNQFHLQVDSLTVHGETRPTGKQTMEIPGSFYVGGVPDVERVTGNRFNESFNGCVFSVENNEGKAILLRDFTIRTVNVDVCDEPNLGTDPPVV